Proteins encoded together in one Lathyrus oleraceus cultivar Zhongwan6 chromosome 5, CAAS_Psat_ZW6_1.0, whole genome shotgun sequence window:
- the LOC127081009 gene encoding uncharacterized protein LOC127081009 isoform X2, giving the protein MDPDSWSTCPFCDSPVPSSQLQLHANAHFHDPELPQQPLQSLPSEYCNYYGGETSRDKEECSMDEKISCLIGLQTRSKFYKVESGLMTLLRNCLESETENSKTVLSGYVDHFQSLDSEDAGWGCGWRNIQMLSSHLLAQRPEAREVLFGGSGFVPDIVSLQRWLEVAWEKGFDAPGASQLDHDVYGSKKWIGTTECAALLRSFGFRARVVDFGPKESQSVVGTNVDNTDDKASSEAYQVLMDFVWNYFSDENTVQFGLQHVVVGEKTPLYFQHDGHSRTIVGVQAKHQRDGILTYNLLVLDPAHVY; this is encoded by the exons ATGGATCCTGATTCATGGAGCACGTGTCCCTTCTGTGATTCACCAGTTCCTTCGTCTCAACTTCAATT GCACGCCAATGCTCATTTTCATGATCCTGAGCTGCCCCAACAGCCCCTCCAATCTCTTCCG AGTGAATATTGTAACTATTATGGTGGTGAGACTAGTAGAGATAAAGAGGAATGTTCAATGGATGAAAAAATCTCTTGCTTGATTGGTTTACAGACACGGAGCAAGTTTTACAAAGTTGAATCGGGTTTAATGACCTTGTTGAGAAACTGTCTGGAGTCTGAAACTGAGAATTCGAAAACCGTTTTGTCCGGTTATGTTGATCATTTCCAGAGCCTTGATTCTGAGGATGCTGGATGGGGTTGTGGATGGCGTAACATTCAAATGCTTAGTTCTCATTTGCTAGCGCAGAGGCCGGAAGCAAGAGAGGTTTTGTTTGGTGGTTCGGGGTTTGTTCCTGATATCGTGTCGTTGCAGAGATGGCTTGAGGTTGCTTGGGAAAAGGGTTTTGATGCACCAGGAGCTTCTCAACTTGATCATGATGTTTATGGTTCCAAAAAATGGATAGGGACTACTGAATGCGCTGCTCTATTGCGTTCTTTTGGTTTTCGTGCAAGAGTAGTTGATTTCGGTCCTAAGGAATCTCAATCTGTCGTAGGAACAAATGTTGATAACACGGACGATAAAGCAAGTAGTGAGGCTTATCAAGTTCTCATGGATTTTGTGTGGAATTACTTTTCAGATGAAAACACAGTCCAATTCGGTTTGCAGCATGTTGTGGTCGGCGAGAAAAC GCCCTTGTACTTTCAACATGATGGTCATTCAAGAACAATCGTTGGCGTGCAAGCCAAGCATCAACGAGATGGAATTCTAACGTATAATCTCCTAGTTTTGGATCCTGCTCAT GTGTACTAA
- the LOC127079496 gene encoding uncharacterized protein LOC127079496: MQQLLKLVDDNSYASRYRIRGDGVTVRDIFLNYPDSIKLFNTFPIVLIIDSIYKTNKYILPLLEMVGVTSIKKTYSVGKMCEKYPNLLKYVENTILDQVKEKIICAWTGQVRHLGNTTTNRVESAHVTLKNWLGNSKGDMCRDGDYMNQMIQNQHNVIHTSFGRSITVLEHKYKDNNLYSQLVGNISRACLNYIFHEAKRVDNVGSNSVKCGCTIVKTYGLPCACLIAKKVRLGSSLRMYEVYSHWKRLKFDDDGAMKDGKSNISIFT, from the exons ATGCAACAACTATTGAAACTTGTGGATGATAACAGTTATGCTTCCAGGTACCGAATACGCGGGGATGGAGTAACCGTTAGAGATATATTTTTGAATTATCCTGATTCCATCAAGTTGTTTAACACGTTTCCTATTGTGCTCATCATTGATTCAATATACAAGACCAACAAATACATACTTCCATTATTAGAGATGGTTGGTGTTACCTCTATTAAGAAGACCTATTCTGTCGG GAAGATGTGCGAGAAATATCCAAATTTGTTGAAATATGTTGAAAACACAATTCTGGACCaggtgaaggagaaaatcatTTGTGCATGGACCGGTCAGGTTAGACACCTTGGGAATACAACAACAAACCGAGTTGAGTCTGCCCATGTTACACTGAAGAATTGGTTGGGAAATAGTAAGGGCGATATGTGTAGAGATGGAGACTATATGAACCAAATGATCCAGAACCAACATAATGTGATACATACATCATTTGGTCGGAGCATCACAGTTTTGGAACACAAATATAAAGACAACAACCTTTATTCTCAATTGGTCGGCAACATATCTCGAGCATgtttgaattatatttttcaCGAAGCTAAACGAGTTGATAATGTAGGCTCCAATAGTGTAAAGTGTGGTTGCACAATTGTGAAAACCTATGGTCTTCCATGTGCTTGTCTTATAGCAAAGAAGGTGAGACTTGGTAGCTCGTTAAGAATGTATGAAGTTTATAGTCACTGGAAAAGGCTTAAGTTTGATGATGATGGTGCCATGAAAGACGGTAAATCAAATATCTCTATATTTACCTAA
- the LOC127081009 gene encoding uncharacterized protein LOC127081009 isoform X1: MDPDSWSTCPFCDSPVPSSQLQLHANAHFHDPELPQQPLQSLPSEYCNYYGGETSRDKEECSMDEKISCLIGLQTRSKFYKVESGLMTLLRNCLESETENSKTVLSGYVDHFQSLDSEDAGWGCGWRNIQMLSSHLLAQRPEAREVLFGGSGFVPDIVSLQRWLEVAWEKGFDAPGASQLDHDVYGSKKWIGTTECAALLRSFGFRARVVDFGPKESQSVVGTNVDNTDDKASSEAYQVLMDFVWNYFSDENTVQFGLQHVVVGEKTPLYFQHDGHSRTIVGVQAKHQRDGILTYNLLVLDPAHSITALERSLKKKMGWQKLIRKGTNTLKKPQYQLCYVDPGIASEEEMEKLKTMDSVFFEL; this comes from the exons ATGGATCCTGATTCATGGAGCACGTGTCCCTTCTGTGATTCACCAGTTCCTTCGTCTCAACTTCAATT GCACGCCAATGCTCATTTTCATGATCCTGAGCTGCCCCAACAGCCCCTCCAATCTCTTCCG AGTGAATATTGTAACTATTATGGTGGTGAGACTAGTAGAGATAAAGAGGAATGTTCAATGGATGAAAAAATCTCTTGCTTGATTGGTTTACAGACACGGAGCAAGTTTTACAAAGTTGAATCGGGTTTAATGACCTTGTTGAGAAACTGTCTGGAGTCTGAAACTGAGAATTCGAAAACCGTTTTGTCCGGTTATGTTGATCATTTCCAGAGCCTTGATTCTGAGGATGCTGGATGGGGTTGTGGATGGCGTAACATTCAAATGCTTAGTTCTCATTTGCTAGCGCAGAGGCCGGAAGCAAGAGAGGTTTTGTTTGGTGGTTCGGGGTTTGTTCCTGATATCGTGTCGTTGCAGAGATGGCTTGAGGTTGCTTGGGAAAAGGGTTTTGATGCACCAGGAGCTTCTCAACTTGATCATGATGTTTATGGTTCCAAAAAATGGATAGGGACTACTGAATGCGCTGCTCTATTGCGTTCTTTTGGTTTTCGTGCAAGAGTAGTTGATTTCGGTCCTAAGGAATCTCAATCTGTCGTAGGAACAAATGTTGATAACACGGACGATAAAGCAAGTAGTGAGGCTTATCAAGTTCTCATGGATTTTGTGTGGAATTACTTTTCAGATGAAAACACAGTCCAATTCGGTTTGCAGCATGTTGTGGTCGGCGAGAAAAC GCCCTTGTACTTTCAACATGATGGTCATTCAAGAACAATCGTTGGCGTGCAAGCCAAGCATCAACGAGATGGAATTCTAACGTATAATCTCCTAGTTTTGGATCCTGCTCAT AGTATAACTGCTCTTGAAAGATCATTAAAGAAGAAAATGGGATGGCAAAAGCTCATAAGAAAGGGGACGAATACACTGAAGAAGCCACAATACCAG TTGTGTTACGTTGATCCCGGAATCGCTAGCGAGGAGGAGATGGAAAAGCTCAAGACAATGGATAGTGTCTTCTTTGAATTATAG
- the LOC127081013 gene encoding protein RESPONSE TO LOW SULFUR 3 produces MSIFTSSMMAVIGTGGKKQIKNAVPEPELKKRNEELEKELKESKEREEQMKRQLQSAWERLRVAEEAEERLCSQLGELEAEAVYQARDYHDRIVSLMEQLSRAQSLLHEVIPSSST; encoded by the coding sequence ATGAGTATTTTCACCTCGTCAATGATGGCAGTGATCGGCACCGGCGGGAAAAAACAGATTAAAAATGCGGTGCCGGAGCCGGAGTTGAAAAAGAGAAACGAAGAGCTTGAGAAGGAGTTAAAGGAAAGCAAGGAGAGAGAAGAGCAAATGAAACGGCAGTTACAGAGCGCTTGGGAGAGGCTGCGCGTGGCGGAGGAAGCCGAGGAGAGACTCTGCTCGCAGCTCGGAGAGCTAGAAGCGGAAGCCGTTTATCAAGCGCGTGACTATCACGATCGCATTGTTTCTCTGATGGAGCAGCTCTCACGCGCGCAGAGCCTCCTGCACGAGGTGATTCCTTCATCTTCCACCTAA
- the LOC127079495 gene encoding secreted RxLR effector protein 161-like: MSKQGILLHQRKYVKEILKRLQMDDSAPASSPVEPNLKLEKHRKEDKVGATLFKQNVGSQRYMCNSQPDRGFSVRLMRRYMSEPMVPHVKAARRILRYLKGSINYEILFRRDSENKEAIVTFYSDADWCGDKEDQRSIISYFFQVFGALISRCSRKQHVVALSSCEDEYEAGSYVACQAI; this comes from the coding sequence ATGTCGAAGCAAGGTATTTTGctacatcaaagaaagtatgtcaaagagatactcaagagattACAGATGGATGATTCGGCTCCTGCATCTTCACCAGTCGAACCAAACTTGAAGTTGGAGAAACATAGAAAGGAAGACAAAGTCGGtgcaactttgttcaaacaaaATGTCGGATCTCAGAGATATATGTGCAACAGTCAACCTGATAGAGGTTTCTCAGTCAGGTTAATGAGAAGATACATGAGTGAACCAATGGTGCCACACGTGAAGGCTGCAAGAAGAATCctgagatacttaaaaggatcgaTAAACTATGAAATTCTATTTCGACGAGACTCTGAAAACAAAGAGGCTATAGTTACTTTCTATTCAGATgctgattggtgtggagataaggaagatcAAAGAAGCATAATTAgttatttctttcaagtatttggtgccCTAATCTCACGGTGCTCGAGAAAGCAACATGTGGTGGCATTGTCATCGTGTGAGGATGAATATGAAGCAGGATCCTATGTTGCGTGTCAAGCAATTTGA